A genome region from Sporosarcina sp. ANT_H38 includes the following:
- a CDS encoding DUF5085 family protein, which produces MGIEKRSLIFNNVITYKTEQKKENWQEAIFMLEEFTLNKDVYKNGPVFFSFVQNLGDETSGKFTYYLPISSPVVLVDESDFTFHENLSIGSALALRQADEKMDFAAAYEEVKAYANTQQIELDTTYYCVLLDVYGDIIIDLYVPIKEQGDA; this is translated from the coding sequence ATGGGGATTGAAAAACGTTCACTGATTTTCAATAACGTAATAACATATAAAACGGAACAAAAAAAAGAGAACTGGCAAGAAGCCATCTTCATGCTAGAAGAGTTCACGCTCAATAAAGATGTCTACAAAAACGGTCCGGTGTTTTTCTCGTTTGTTCAAAACCTAGGAGATGAAACGTCCGGAAAATTCACCTACTACTTGCCAATCAGCAGTCCAGTTGTTTTAGTAGATGAGTCTGATTTTACTTTCCATGAAAACCTAAGCATCGGAAGTGCATTGGCGCTACGGCAGGCTGATGAAAAAATGGATTTCGCTGCTGCCTATGAAGAAGTGAAGGCATATGCCAACACGCAACAAATCGAATTGGACACTACCTATTATTGCGTCTTACTGGATGTCTACGGGGATATCATCATCGATCTCTATGTACCGATAAAAGAGCAGGGCGATGCATGA
- a CDS encoding response regulator transcription factor has product MQIVIVDDHPLVRKGLTSIFALDTAIEILGEATNKREALALFRTTKPNLAIVDLRLGNECGLDLIIEAKQQGITSKFVVLTSSMEELDFQRAKEIGVDGYVLKEALPEELIHALQIIYRGRKYYDPGVLDFVMKSRESPFEKDRHFEQLTPKEKEVLLELGMGQSNKQISQTLYITEYTVKKHVSQVLAKLELADRTHAALYANAKGLVTYSVN; this is encoded by the coding sequence ATGCAAATTGTTATTGTCGACGATCATCCATTAGTTAGAAAAGGATTAACATCCATATTTGCTTTAGATACAGCGATTGAGATACTTGGGGAAGCTACGAATAAAAGAGAGGCGCTAGCTCTTTTCCGAACGACTAAACCTAATCTAGCGATAGTGGATCTTCGATTGGGCAATGAATGCGGTTTAGACTTAATCATAGAAGCGAAACAACAAGGGATAACTTCTAAATTCGTCGTGCTAACTTCATCGATGGAAGAGCTAGACTTTCAGCGGGCGAAGGAAATTGGAGTAGATGGCTATGTATTAAAAGAGGCTTTACCTGAGGAGCTCATACATGCACTGCAAATTATTTACAGGGGCAGAAAGTATTACGATCCGGGAGTACTTGATTTTGTGATGAAATCGCGAGAAAGCCCCTTTGAAAAGGATCGACATTTTGAGCAGTTAACACCTAAGGAAAAGGAAGTACTACTAGAACTCGGCATGGGCCAATCCAATAAGCAAATTTCACAGACTCTATACATCACGGAATACACCGTCAAAAAACACGTCAGTCAAGTATTAGCAAAATTAGAACTAGCTGACAGAACACACGCGGCATTATATGCCAATGCAAAAGGTTTAGTGACTTATAGTGTTAATTGA
- a CDS encoding DUF5082 domain-containing protein: MLAYYYAQLQKKKEEVARLIACQSTLQGKQSEFQANEHKCLEPELSASTWHGTLATGFQDIREAGIHTPFLDIAGAQFSKVFTAIADKINSLNAEIISLEQTIARLEAEARAEAEEAKSK, from the coding sequence TTGCTTGCATATTACTATGCGCAATTACAGAAAAAAAAGGAAGAAGTGGCACGGCTCATCGCGTGCCAATCAACCTTACAAGGGAAACAATCGGAATTTCAAGCGAATGAACACAAGTGTCTCGAACCGGAATTATCCGCAAGTACATGGCATGGAACACTGGCCACTGGTTTCCAAGATATTCGTGAAGCGGGAATCCATACACCTTTTCTTGACATAGCCGGAGCCCAGTTCTCAAAAGTATTTACTGCAATTGCTGACAAGATTAATTCGCTCAACGCTGAAATTATTTCTCTTGAACAAACCATTGCGCGTTTAGAGGCGGAAGCTAGGGCAGAAGCAGAGGAGGCCAAAAGTAAATGA
- a CDS encoding DUF5085 family protein: protein MEVNFSSYFLIDCMSMTRITADFDAPSQATFWELLTYIEEHEMSQKTPIFVEFKETNAGQTNVEMSVGVQ from the coding sequence GTGGAAGTCAATTTCAGCAGTTATTTCCTCATAGATTGTATGAGTATGACTCGAATAACAGCTGACTTTGATGCCCCGTCACAGGCTACGTTTTGGGAGCTTCTCACCTATATTGAAGAACATGAAATGAGTCAAAAAACGCCCATATTCGTAGAGTTCAAAGAAACGAATGCAGGGCAAACCAATGTGGAGATGTCTGTAGGAGTGCAATGA
- the essA gene encoding type VII secretion protein EssA, with protein MKTKSTCLLLVVLVIAWIAGGIAVQAAVDDEPNLDLEPLSYEKLKFKKNTDYLHDSKKVEMKNTIPVKQFDIYFDGRKQLPKRSNGSYLFQTAARGEKSTVAAKTSELGLFTNAATSSKEITADNIVEENTAPNMSRTLILLAIIVAGLVTLFTIFLPKLVNTSEGDKRNPQSDKLIE; from the coding sequence ATGAAAACTAAATCGACTTGTCTGTTGCTTGTCGTACTCGTAATCGCTTGGATAGCGGGAGGGATTGCCGTCCAAGCAGCTGTAGACGATGAACCCAATCTCGATTTGGAGCCGCTTAGTTATGAAAAACTAAAATTCAAGAAAAACACCGATTATTTGCATGACAGTAAAAAAGTTGAAATGAAAAATACAATTCCTGTTAAACAGTTTGATATTTACTTTGACGGTAGAAAACAATTACCGAAGAGAAGCAATGGATCCTATCTTTTTCAAACGGCTGCACGTGGGGAGAAAAGCACTGTCGCAGCCAAAACATCCGAACTTGGTCTCTTCACAAATGCGGCAACGAGTAGTAAGGAAATAACTGCTGACAACATCGTAGAAGAGAACACGGCTCCTAATATGTCGAGGACACTGATACTATTGGCAATTATTGTGGCTGGACTCGTTACCTTATTTACGATTTTCTTGCCGAAGCTGGTCAACACTTCTGAAGGGGATAAACGAAATCCACAGAGTGATAAACTAATAGAGTAG
- a CDS encoding YwqI/YxiC family protein, with the protein MTTEVKIVYADVESQIGDMSNATTLLNPKAVPPITGNTLDVVTKLTELSTKLETLLTRYQTVLLANSVTTTNSVQFMRESDEKVASVMQGTLSGPKMVTQ; encoded by the coding sequence ATGACTACCGAAGTGAAAATAGTGTACGCAGATGTTGAAAGTCAAATAGGTGACATGAGCAATGCGACCACATTGCTCAATCCAAAAGCAGTACCACCGATTACAGGAAATACACTGGATGTCGTGACGAAATTGACGGAGCTGTCGACAAAGCTAGAAACGTTATTGACGAGGTATCAAACGGTGCTTCTTGCTAATAGTGTAACGACTACCAATTCAGTGCAGTTTATGAGGGAATCGGATGAAAAAGTGGCATCTGTTATGCAGGGCACACTGTCAGGACCGAAGATGGTGACACAATGA
- a CDS encoding CPBP family intramembrane glutamic endopeptidase, translating into MDSLKFRISRLGLYFLLVSVFLFVSGNVGRYLIETQDIERKVAMLLQGVIFTGLTLIVLYILKRKSPESFKSIGLKGVNSSSKMAIGIALPFILLVVGILTAYLFGGIENLSMNLTTSVVISVLINTITAFMYEAFPEEIFIRGLIFEELQKKFRFFTSLILQPLIFICVPITVIAIESIFFDKPFALTIDYFILLFAFGIALQLYRAYTGSLWMNIIFHMVYLEVARYISLGGIYESGVTLLEFDETFDGFMSLYLSFLFIVILSVVVLSVLILNDKRKIRRNSSL; encoded by the coding sequence TTGGATTCATTGAAGTTTAGAATTAGTCGATTGGGTTTGTATTTTCTACTAGTATCTGTATTTCTCTTTGTATCGGGTAATGTCGGACGATATTTAATAGAAACTCAAGATATTGAAAGAAAAGTAGCCATGCTCCTACAAGGGGTGATTTTTACTGGGTTAACGCTCATTGTACTTTATATACTGAAGAGAAAAAGTCCCGAATCGTTTAAAAGTATCGGCTTAAAAGGTGTAAATTCATCATCTAAGATGGCTATTGGAATTGCATTGCCTTTTATCTTACTTGTAGTAGGTATTTTAACGGCCTATTTATTCGGTGGGATTGAAAATCTCAGTATGAACTTGACAACTAGTGTTGTAATTTCCGTTTTAATCAATACAATAACAGCATTTATGTACGAAGCATTTCCAGAAGAAATCTTTATACGTGGTTTAATATTTGAAGAGTTGCAAAAAAAGTTCCGCTTTTTTACTTCGTTAATTTTACAACCGCTAATCTTTATTTGTGTACCGATAACAGTGATTGCAATAGAATCAATATTCTTTGATAAGCCATTTGCACTAACTATAGATTATTTTATATTACTCTTCGCTTTCGGAATTGCTCTACAGCTTTATAGAGCATATACCGGTTCGCTATGGATGAATATAATATTTCATATGGTTTACCTTGAAGTAGCGAGATATATTTCTCTGGGAGGTATATATGAATCAGGTGTTACGCTTTTAGAGTTTGATGAGACGTTTGATGGTTTCATGTCGCTTTACTTATCATTTTTGTTTATTGTAATACTTAGTGTCGTGGTGTTATCAGTCTTAATATTAAATGATAAAAGAAAAATAAGACGTAACAGCTCTCTATGA
- a CDS encoding DUF5085 family protein, which produces MMIAENHQIAYRNVASKLYNFLPEEIDLALTDFVSILDGYGYQITGPMFFSIISDPTDEVMTAELFLPIKGNHFTIPKEAEVNFHSYFLVDHMLTTRIKGNFDVEAQVKYWELIEYMNADKKNQKTPIFVEYKKSRAGQTYTEMSVGVL; this is translated from the coding sequence ATGATGATTGCAGAAAACCATCAGATTGCATACCGCAATGTCGCGTCCAAACTATATAACTTTTTACCCGAAGAAATTGATCTTGCTTTAACGGATTTTGTCTCGATTCTAGACGGGTATGGCTATCAAATTACGGGGCCGATGTTCTTTTCAATCATCAGCGATCCGACCGATGAAGTCATGACAGCTGAATTATTCCTTCCTATTAAAGGAAATCATTTCACAATACCGAAGGAAGCAGAAGTTAATTTTCACAGCTATTTCCTAGTTGACCATATGCTCACGACACGAATCAAAGGCAATTTTGACGTGGAAGCCCAAGTGAAGTATTGGGAGCTCATTGAGTATATGAACGCAGATAAAAAAAATCAAAAAACACCTATTTTTGTAGAGTACAAAAAAAGCCGCGCGGGGCAGACCTATACGGAGATGAGTGTAGGGGTTTTGTAA
- a CDS encoding sensor histidine kinase, which produces MYGVIGATDLITLGQPVQVIRVFVMTLRGVMDIRKSPTTKGNLLSYYRYISLAVVSVFFLLNPQFIKAGVVVALAVVAWIIIDAQRKYLWNNKVLQSILDTQQDELLHIKKELSETMLERAHLDQLIIIEEQNRIANEIHDRISQRLFGIVYSLHSLQAKSRTMTNDELNDEYQFLSQSANTTLKELRAAIYRLSSLKKGEEPFIHLLKKYLDEYSRLVDVQIDHQITGDEAWMSDALKQALYRVISEACGNAVRHGQCTVIELRLSLLQEKIVMEIQDNGIGINVHKYDGQKEIGIGLSNIQNTVNSFKGTFSIEGIPGFGTAMRVEIPNLTIRKKEEAVV; this is translated from the coding sequence ATGTATGGAGTTATTGGTGCAACCGACCTGATTACACTTGGACAGCCTGTTCAAGTTATTCGGGTTTTTGTTATGACATTAAGAGGAGTGATGGACATCAGAAAAAGTCCCACCACTAAAGGCAATCTATTGTCTTATTACCGGTACATTTCACTAGCAGTAGTATCTGTTTTTTTCTTACTCAATCCCCAGTTCATTAAAGCGGGAGTAGTTGTTGCTCTGGCTGTTGTAGCTTGGATAATTATTGATGCACAAAGAAAGTATTTGTGGAATAACAAAGTTCTACAATCAATCTTGGATACACAGCAAGATGAACTCCTACACATTAAGAAAGAACTTTCCGAAACAATGCTTGAGAGAGCTCACTTGGACCAACTGATTATAATAGAAGAACAGAATCGCATTGCCAACGAAATCCATGACCGTATTTCACAACGATTGTTCGGTATTGTTTACTCCCTGCACAGTTTACAAGCAAAAAGTCGTACGATGACGAATGACGAATTAAATGATGAATATCAATTCCTTTCCCAGTCGGCGAATACGACATTAAAGGAACTTCGTGCAGCGATTTACCGACTCAGCTCGCTGAAGAAAGGTGAAGAACCATTTATTCACCTCTTGAAAAAGTATTTGGACGAGTACTCGCGCCTAGTTGACGTTCAAATTGATCATCAAATAACGGGCGATGAAGCATGGATGTCAGACGCATTAAAGCAGGCACTTTACAGAGTCATCAGTGAAGCTTGCGGAAATGCAGTTCGGCATGGGCAATGTACGGTTATTGAACTTCGATTATCTTTACTTCAGGAGAAAATCGTAATGGAAATTCAAGATAACGGGATCGGGATTAACGTGCACAAATATGATGGCCAAAAGGAAATTGGAATCGGTCTCTCTAATATACAAAACACTGTCAATTCTTTTAAAGGCACGTTTTCAATAGAAGGAATACCCGGTTTTGGGACAGCAATGCGAGTTGAAATTCCTAATTTAACAATACGAAAGAAGGAAGAGGCGGTAGTATAA
- a CDS encoding ribonuclease YeeF family protein produces the protein MKVLDVGPFEEGLQNNSTMLGRLEGEMKAIESTVGGLVALDDSLKGQGGDAIRAFYNDCHLPFLQFFATFKTSYDSVLSQMKSALDTLEPASNGFIQESFLEADVKDGLTTIDQLTLTLTDEANGIMDEVSDIVALPHLDDSDVHEGVKSAQTKREKTVTDLHEFDSTQTAALTQIEADLLTMELWLLEIEGMMNDGLTDIDFQAESWAEYSGNHPLKTELEHRVDVMNGVVEDGSEDEAGDVSSANEHVLNLKTAIGWVKKGDTAATGLYSSYGMFVAGKDGGLSTTKVYNPKTGQYSYRINATQKALEGLRVTPDARALRDFSSRVPKGGKKWSPKHYEIAATNNTMLKFGTKKLGQSGWSSAGDEALKKHPSLAYWNDQATIKQQAKTIGTAALKGAGNSFKDIIDVKGITQSGIVKGATKSLAPLGAGLSYYSNYSTAKDDGLDDGAAAGRAAVDTAIDVAIGGAVQVGFTALGTALIPIPGVGTAVGVIVGIAVNSFLNTKMGKDDKSAMDHIKGWFH, from the coding sequence ATGAAGGTACTAGACGTCGGCCCATTTGAAGAAGGTTTACAGAACAATAGTACTATGCTTGGCCGCCTTGAAGGAGAGATGAAAGCAATTGAATCTACCGTTGGAGGGCTTGTTGCGTTGGATGATTCTTTGAAAGGGCAAGGCGGGGATGCTATCCGGGCATTTTATAACGATTGTCATTTGCCGTTCTTGCAATTTTTCGCAACGTTTAAAACTTCCTACGACAGCGTTCTTAGCCAAATGAAATCCGCCCTCGACACGCTGGAGCCGGCTTCGAACGGTTTCATCCAAGAAAGCTTTCTCGAAGCGGACGTTAAAGACGGACTGACAACAATTGACCAATTAACGCTTACTTTGACGGACGAAGCGAATGGTATCATGGATGAAGTCAGTGATATCGTCGCCCTTCCGCACTTAGATGATAGTGATGTGCATGAAGGCGTGAAAAGTGCACAAACGAAGCGGGAAAAAACGGTCACTGATTTGCATGAATTCGATTCAACGCAGACGGCGGCGTTGACGCAGATTGAAGCGGATTTGCTGACAATGGAACTTTGGTTGCTTGAAATAGAAGGTATGATGAACGATGGACTGACTGATATTGATTTTCAAGCCGAAAGTTGGGCGGAGTATTCGGGAAATCACCCACTCAAAACAGAACTGGAACACCGTGTTGATGTTATGAATGGCGTTGTCGAAGACGGCTCAGAGGATGAGGCGGGGGATGTATCATCCGCCAATGAACATGTTTTGAATTTGAAGACAGCCATAGGATGGGTTAAAAAAGGAGACACAGCTGCTACTGGTTTATATTCAAGTTATGGAATGTTCGTTGCGGGCAAAGACGGCGGTTTGAGTACAACAAAAGTATACAATCCTAAAACGGGTCAATATTCGTACCGAATCAATGCAACCCAAAAAGCATTAGAAGGTTTACGTGTCACACCTGACGCAAGGGCACTCCGTGATTTCAGTTCAAGGGTTCCAAAAGGCGGCAAAAAATGGTCACCTAAACATTATGAGATTGCAGCGACTAATAACACGATGTTGAAGTTCGGAACAAAAAAACTGGGACAGAGCGGTTGGTCCAGTGCTGGTGATGAAGCATTGAAAAAACATCCTTCTCTCGCTTATTGGAACGACCAGGCAACAATCAAACAACAGGCAAAAACAATCGGAACCGCAGCACTAAAAGGTGCAGGCAATTCCTTCAAGGATATCATTGATGTAAAAGGCATTACGCAAAGCGGCATTGTAAAAGGAGCTACTAAATCACTCGCGCCTTTGGGGGCAGGCCTAAGTTATTATAGTAACTATTCTACAGCGAAAGATGACGGACTTGACGACGGTGCAGCTGCAGGCAGGGCGGCAGTCGATACGGCAATCGATGTAGCAATTGGCGGCGCAGTTCAAGTCGGATTCACTGCACTCGGAACAGCATTAATACCGATACCTGGTGTAGGTACTGCAGTAGGTGTAATTGTAGGAATAGCAGTGAACTCCTTCTTGAATACTAAAATGGGGAAAGACGATAAATCAGCGATGGACCATATTAAAGGTTGGTTCCATTGA
- a CDS encoding ABC transporter ATPase, whose amino-acid sequence MLKSLTIDDVDVLREPLVSGRQSPNALGGALVLGVFMQILVYYLEYTVLGRMTNFPFKDQILTIHFWITVAIVILSVIYAIPLIYKRSQKTQYLVSILVSQNIAAVSFYICGLFLIGENQEIPGNSLLTLSFGVLLFTATVIRFSILLGKGKYRSKRDELRAKFEKKTYIPAVIIGSTAFLFIIQFIVRTFNLADIEDAFLTVICFVLFYTMIFVLPEQLVILYCKFRFKSFNFDKRGYLDSEDSAKGSKIG is encoded by the coding sequence TTGTTGAAAAGCTTAACAATCGATGATGTAGATGTACTCCGTGAACCACTGGTATCGGGCAGACAAAGCCCCAATGCACTCGGCGGAGCACTTGTTTTGGGTGTCTTCATGCAAATCCTAGTATACTATCTGGAATATACAGTACTTGGAAGAATGACGAACTTTCCATTTAAAGATCAGATACTCACAATTCATTTCTGGATTACAGTAGCTATAGTTATCTTGTCCGTGATATATGCGATTCCGCTAATTTATAAAAGAAGTCAAAAAACACAATATCTAGTATCAATTTTAGTTTCACAAAACATTGCAGCAGTATCCTTTTATATCTGCGGGTTATTTTTAATAGGAGAGAACCAGGAAATTCCAGGAAATTCACTACTGACATTGTCATTTGGAGTCTTGCTCTTTACAGCTACTGTCATCCGATTTTCTATTTTATTGGGAAAAGGGAAGTATCGCTCGAAACGAGATGAACTTCGAGCGAAATTCGAAAAGAAAACGTATATTCCGGCAGTGATTATTGGAAGTACTGCTTTTTTGTTTATCATTCAATTTATCGTTAGAACTTTCAATTTGGCCGATATCGAAGATGCCTTCCTAACAGTCATATGCTTTGTTTTATTCTATACGATGATTTTTGTGTTGCCGGAGCAGCTCGTTATCTTGTATTGCAAGTTCCGCTTCAAAAGCTTTAATTTCGATAAGAGAGGTTATTTGGATTCTGAAGACTCAGCCAAAGGAAGTAAGATTGGCTGA
- a CDS encoding membrane lipoprotein lipid attachment site-containing protein, whose amino-acid sequence MRKTIFFLTVVLLLAGCASNDDNKQQGAEEIVDKTVEQETLTLQLLKADEEAGVTIENSEVYKELNRMIMENADMGLANDFSINIIDIIDSGTENASLLFLAVNRLDEPMKNIKFDYTLGHDNGEFVWDGVEVNLSEQETGIIQSNHAVPFSINITAEQEALIDTLEQDNQVVKMDNFKFESVN is encoded by the coding sequence ATGAGAAAAACAATATTTTTTTTGACAGTAGTATTACTATTGGCGGGATGTGCCTCAAACGACGACAATAAACAACAAGGTGCTGAAGAAATAGTGGATAAAACAGTTGAACAAGAGACACTTACTTTGCAATTATTAAAAGCGGACGAAGAAGCCGGTGTAACGATTGAAAATAGTGAAGTCTATAAAGAGCTAAATCGAATGATTATGGAAAATGCAGATATGGGACTCGCCAATGATTTCAGTATTAATATTATCGATATCATAGATAGTGGGACAGAAAACGCTTCATTGCTTTTTTTAGCCGTCAATCGTTTGGATGAACCCATGAAAAATATCAAATTCGACTATACATTAGGTCATGATAATGGTGAGTTCGTATGGGATGGCGTTGAAGTGAACCTTTCCGAGCAGGAAACAGGTATCATACAATCGAACCATGCAGTTCCATTCTCCATTAATATAACAGCTGAACAAGAAGCACTCATCGACACACTTGAACAGGATAACCAAGTTGTGAAGATGGATAATTTTAAATTTGAATCAGTAAATTAA